A single Terriglobia bacterium DNA region contains:
- the fabG gene encoding 3-oxoacyl-[acyl-carrier-protein] reductase — MAEANAEYRGIRLDGRVALVTGASQGIGRACALALAEAGAAVALAARNEHKLAETADQIRATGGRAETFKMDLAVEDEIKSGIKAAIAKLGKLDILVNNAGITRDQLALRMKRADWDAVIATNLTGAYLCSQQALSSMLRQHWGRIINITSIFGQIGQAGQANYAASKAGLIGLTMALAREVASRNITVNAVAPGFIETAMTEVLAPEMKEAVTKMIPLGRAGTPQDVAAAVRFLASDEASYITGHVLSVNGGMLMG, encoded by the coding sequence ATGGCGGAAGCAAACGCCGAGTACCGCGGCATCCGGCTTGACGGGCGTGTAGCGCTGGTGACCGGCGCGTCGCAGGGCATCGGACGCGCCTGCGCCCTGGCGCTGGCCGAAGCCGGCGCTGCCGTCGCGCTGGCGGCTCGCAACGAGCACAAGCTGGCGGAAACCGCCGATCAGATCCGCGCTACCGGCGGCCGCGCCGAGACCTTCAAGATGGATCTTGCCGTCGAAGACGAGATCAAGTCCGGCATCAAGGCTGCGATCGCCAAGCTGGGCAAGCTCGATATCCTGGTCAACAATGCCGGCATTACCCGCGACCAGCTCGCTTTGCGCATGAAGCGCGCCGATTGGGACGCCGTCATCGCTACCAACCTGACCGGCGCCTATCTCTGCAGCCAGCAGGCGCTCAGTTCCATGCTCCGCCAGCACTGGGGAAGGATCATCAATATCACCAGCATCTTCGGGCAGATCGGGCAGGCGGGGCAGGCGAACTACGCGGCCTCGAAGGCGGGGCTGATCGGCCTGACCATGGCGCTGGCCCGCGAGGTGGCCTCGCGGAACATCACGGTGAACGCGGTTGCGCCCGGATTCATCGAGACGGCAATGACCGAGGTGCTGGCCCCCGAGATGAAGGAAGCGGTCACGAAAATGATTCCGCTCGGCCGCGCCGGCACGCCGCAGGATGTCGCCGCCGCCGTCCGCTTTCTCGCCTCCGACGAGGCCTCCTATATCACCGGCCACGTGCTCAGCGTGAACGGTGGCATGCTCATGGGTTGA
- a CDS encoding glycosyltransferase, whose product MDERKKAKRATLPGRDAKDDGKGSIAAPPPEVPAKERRQHSRISETPPAPPPPPRLDDYEPIIGRPELDELHFLARQLRGKTVKMVNSTAVGGGVAEILNRLVPLMNELEVHTKWEVITGGNDFFEVTKGFHNALHGGDYNLTPQGKDIFMLYNEQNRERMEFGEDLFVIHDPQPVGLIRSRASNRGRWIWRCHIDVSNPHPEVWGFLRPLVEQYDAAIFSSPAFSRQLSIPQYLLYPAIDPLSEKNKELPEEFIAKVCDDFGIDRTRPIVTQISRFDRLKDPVGVIQAYKLAKKYVDCQLVLAGGGATDDPEGAAVLQEVMDEAGEDPDVIILNLPPWSALEINALQRAATIVVQKSIKEGFGLTVTEALWKNKPVIAGAVGGIPTQIIHKLTGVLVHSVEGCAYQIRYLLTHPEFAAQLGRNGREHAKENFLMTSNVKRYLLLFQIMLGMARPEKETIQE is encoded by the coding sequence ATGGACGAGCGGAAGAAGGCCAAGCGGGCGACGCTGCCCGGCCGGGACGCCAAGGACGACGGCAAGGGCAGCATCGCCGCGCCTCCGCCGGAGGTCCCGGCAAAAGAACGCCGCCAGCACTCGCGAATTTCGGAAACGCCGCCGGCGCCGCCGCCTCCGCCTCGGCTGGATGATTACGAGCCCATCATCGGCCGTCCCGAGCTCGATGAGCTGCACTTCCTTGCCCGCCAGCTTCGCGGGAAGACGGTCAAGATGGTGAACTCGACTGCGGTCGGCGGCGGCGTGGCGGAAATCCTGAACCGCCTGGTCCCGCTGATGAACGAGCTGGAAGTGCACACCAAGTGGGAGGTCATCACCGGTGGCAACGATTTCTTCGAGGTCACCAAGGGCTTCCACAACGCCTTGCATGGCGGCGACTACAACCTGACGCCGCAGGGCAAAGATATCTTCATGCTGTACAACGAGCAGAATCGCGAGCGCATGGAGTTCGGCGAAGACCTGTTCGTCATCCACGATCCGCAGCCGGTGGGGCTGATCCGCTCGCGGGCGAGCAACCGCGGCCGCTGGATCTGGCGGTGCCACATTGACGTCAGCAACCCGCACCCCGAGGTGTGGGGCTTCCTGCGCCCGCTGGTCGAGCAGTATGACGCCGCCATTTTTTCCTCGCCGGCGTTCTCGCGCCAACTGTCCATCCCGCAATACCTGTTGTATCCCGCCATTGATCCGCTGTCGGAAAAGAACAAGGAACTCCCCGAAGAATTCATCGCCAAAGTGTGCGACGACTTTGGGATTGACCGCACCCGTCCCATCGTCACCCAGATTTCCCGCTTCGATCGCCTGAAGGACCCGGTGGGCGTGATCCAGGCCTACAAGCTGGCGAAGAAATATGTGGATTGCCAATTGGTGCTGGCCGGCGGCGGCGCCACCGACGATCCCGAGGGCGCGGCCGTGCTGCAGGAAGTGATGGACGAGGCGGGCGAAGATCCCGATGTCATCATTCTCAACCTGCCGCCGTGGTCGGCGCTGGAGATCAATGCCCTGCAACGCGCCGCGACCATCGTGGTGCAGAAGTCCATCAAGGAAGGCTTCGGACTTACGGTCACCGAGGCGCTGTGGAAGAACAAGCCGGTGATCGCCGGGGCGGTGGGCGGCATTCCGACGCAGATCATTCACAAGCTCACGGGCGTGCTGGTGCACTCGGTGGAGGGCTGCGCCTACCAGATCCGCTACCTGCTCACGCACCCGGAATTCGCGGCGCAACTGGGCCGCAACGGGCGGGAGCACGCCAAGGAAAATTTCCTGATGACCAGCAACGTGAAGCGCTACCTGCTGCTGTTCCAGATCATGCTGGGCATGGCGCGGCCGGAGAAGGAGACGATCCAGGAGTAA
- the selB gene encoding selenocysteine-specific translation elongation factor has translation MKSVIVGTAGHIDHGKTALVKALTGIDADRLEEEKRRGITIDIGFAHLDLPGERGETLRLGFVDVPGHERFVRNMLAGVGGIDLVLLVVAADEGIKPQTREHFDICRLLAIPRGITVLTKSDLVDSDSLGVVKLELEEYLSTSFLDPARIPIIAVSSKTGAGLEDLKRALVRVAGEAPAKDSTSVPRLPIDRVFTMKGFGTVVTGTLLSGTIRKDAELEVFPGGRRVRVRGVQVHGAAAEQAIAGQRTALNLAGAATEDLARGMTLMHPGVFHTTLRANVQLSLLPSAKPLRDRARVHLHVHTSETIAEVAVFGGKPLPPGQLGFAQLRFRHPLLVLPGDRFIIRQFSPVVTIGGGAVIDAAPPVKGVSADQTIRFLETVSRGTPPEVLAARVARRGKRGLRLFAALAETGWWPPRRVDEIAASLAPGATAATTAVLRIADVLISAAAFQQSRDEAVAAVNAFHSANPLVAGIAKGELAEKLGLEETVFNAVLDSLVRDKKLETSAEIVRAAGRGVVMKDEEAESKKIIENAFAGAGLKVPALKDVLAGVKVDRVRAQKIVTLLLRDRVLVKLSDELVFHRDALDQLRKLMAGEKARSPKIDVAKFKDLTGVSRKYAIPLLEYLDRERVTRRVGDERVIL, from the coding sequence ATGAAGTCTGTCATCGTCGGGACCGCCGGACACATCGATCACGGCAAGACTGCGCTGGTCAAAGCGCTCACCGGGATTGACGCCGACCGCCTGGAGGAAGAAAAGCGCCGCGGCATCACCATTGACATCGGCTTCGCGCACCTTGACCTGCCCGGCGAGCGCGGCGAGACACTGCGCCTCGGCTTTGTGGATGTGCCGGGCCACGAGCGTTTCGTGCGCAACATGCTGGCCGGAGTGGGCGGCATTGACCTGGTGCTGCTGGTGGTCGCGGCCGACGAAGGCATCAAGCCACAGACGCGCGAGCACTTCGACATCTGCCGCCTGCTCGCCATCCCGCGCGGCATCACCGTGCTCACCAAGTCCGACCTGGTGGACAGCGACTCGCTCGGCGTGGTCAAACTCGAGTTGGAAGAATACTTGAGCACTTCGTTTCTCGACCCCGCTCGCATTCCGATCATTGCCGTCAGCTCAAAAACCGGCGCCGGCCTGGAGGACCTGAAGCGGGCGCTGGTGCGGGTGGCGGGCGAAGCGCCAGCCAAGGATTCGACTTCGGTGCCGCGGCTGCCCATTGACCGCGTCTTCACCATGAAGGGATTCGGCACGGTCGTAACCGGCACGCTGCTGTCGGGCACGATCAGGAAGGATGCCGAACTGGAGGTCTTCCCCGGCGGACGGCGGGTGCGCGTGCGCGGCGTGCAGGTGCACGGTGCGGCGGCGGAGCAGGCCATCGCCGGACAGCGGACTGCGCTCAACCTTGCCGGCGCCGCCACCGAGGACCTGGCGCGCGGCATGACGCTGATGCATCCCGGGGTGTTTCACACCACGTTGCGCGCCAACGTGCAGCTCTCCTTGCTGCCCTCGGCCAAGCCGCTGCGCGACCGCGCGCGCGTTCACCTGCACGTGCACACCAGCGAAACCATCGCTGAAGTCGCGGTCTTTGGCGGCAAGCCGCTGCCGCCGGGGCAGTTGGGATTCGCGCAGTTGCGCTTCCGCCATCCCCTGCTGGTGCTGCCCGGGGACCGCTTCATCATCCGCCAGTTTTCGCCGGTGGTGACTATCGGCGGCGGTGCTGTGATTGACGCTGCGCCGCCGGTGAAAGGCGTGTCCGCCGACCAGACCATCCGATTCCTGGAGACCGTTTCGCGCGGCACGCCGCCGGAAGTGCTGGCGGCGAGAGTAGCGCGGCGCGGCAAGCGCGGGTTGAGATTGTTCGCGGCGCTCGCCGAAACCGGTTGGTGGCCGCCCCGGCGCGTGGATGAAATTGCCGCCTCGCTTGCGCCCGGAGCAACGGCTGCGACAACGGCCGTGCTAAGGATCGCCGACGTGCTGATCTCCGCCGCTGCATTTCAGCAGTCCCGCGACGAGGCGGTGGCGGCGGTGAACGCATTTCATTCCGCCAATCCGCTGGTGGCGGGCATCGCCAAGGGCGAACTGGCGGAAAAGCTCGGCCTGGAGGAAACCGTATTCAACGCTGTCCTGGATTCGCTGGTCCGGGACAAGAAACTGGAAACCTCGGCGGAGATCGTGCGCGCCGCCGGCCGCGGCGTGGTGATGAAAGACGAGGAAGCAGAATCGAAGAAGATCATCGAAAACGCCTTCGCCGGCGCCGGGCTGAAAGTACCGGCGCTCAAGGACGTGCTCGCGGGCGTGAAGGTGGACCGGGTACGCGCGCAGAAAATCGTCACCCTGCTGCTGCGCGATCGCGTGCTGGTGAAGTTATCCGACGAGCTGGTATTCCACCGCGATGCCCTCGATCAGTTGCGCAAGCTGATGGCCGGGGAGAAAGCGCGCTCGCCAAAGATCGACGTTGCCAAATTCAAGGACCTGACGGGTGTTTCGCGCAAGTACGCCATCCCGCTGCTGGAGTACCTGGACCGCGAGCGCGTGACGCGAAGGGTGGGGGACGAACGCGTCATCCTTTGA
- a CDS encoding four helix bundle protein — translation MQNFRNLKVWEKAHKLTLSAYQVTATFPKYELYGLSSQLRRSCASIAANIAEGCGRQSDPEMSRFLYMAMGSACEAEYHLLLARDLTFLPTSEYQTLNAQVVEVKKMLASFVSKLRADS, via the coding sequence ATGCAAAACTTCCGCAACCTGAAGGTCTGGGAAAAAGCACACAAACTCACACTCAGCGCCTATCAAGTCACCGCAACATTTCCAAAATATGAACTGTATGGCCTCTCCAGCCAACTTCGGAGGTCCTGTGCCTCGATCGCGGCAAATATTGCCGAAGGATGTGGCAGGCAAAGCGATCCTGAGATGAGCCGCTTTTTGTATATGGCGATGGGTTCGGCCTGCGAGGCGGAGTATCATCTTCTCCTCGCGCGCGATCTGACATTCCTGCCCACGAGTGAATACCAAACGCTGAATGCGCAAGTTGTTGAAGTAAAGAAAATGCTGGCGTCATTCGTGTCCAAGCTGAGAGCTGACAGCTGA
- the purL gene encoding phosphoribosylformylglycinamidine synthase subunit PurL, with amino-acid sequence MPTASPITPEVVREHNLTPEEYQKIEKLLGRAPTLTELGIFSVMWSEHCSYKSSRVHLKRLPTRSRRVVQGPGENAGIIDIGDGWACAFKIESHNHPSFIEPFQGAATGVGGILRDIFTMGARPVAVMDSLRFGPIRPGKDERDVKIIHRNHSILEGVVSGIAGYGNCFGVPNLGGETKFENCYSQNPLVNAFALGLVRRDKIFYARASGEGNPVIYVGSKTGRDGIHGCTMASEEFSETSEQKRPNVQVGDPFLEKLLLEACVEAMETGAVVGIQDMGAAGLTCSTCEMGARGHVGLEIELDLVPQRETGMTPYEIMLSESQERMLLVAEQGREEEVFAVFRKWGLDASTVGRVTNDGKMRVLHHGQVVAEIPNDALTDEAPVYKRPLARWDAPVPREKPEQVQLGAEDDLTPNFERLLASPNICSKRWITEQYESYVQLVSTQRPGGDAGVLRVKGTERGLAMALDGNGRWCWLDPRLGAMHAVAEAARNVACAGARPIGATNCLNFGNPEKPHIMWQFSQVVDGMTKACEELETPITGGNVSFYNETLGEGIYPTPVVGIVGLIEHVDRAMTHDFREAGRAIVLLRGSEPGDAVDAEIEFGSSEYAREIFGEVWGFPPALELEREKALQDCIIDLVGLGLIDSAHDCSTGGLAVAVAESCFPRQTGARLDLKREDLGGDGLLPEYLLFGEDASRIVISCVRENVPRIQEIAVKYSVAALPIGVTQSEKLEFLVDGQVVVSAPVSELRDSWEHALERALHTETEERLAQEILQKS; translated from the coding sequence ATGCCGACTGCCAGCCCGATTACTCCCGAAGTGGTCCGCGAACACAACCTCACGCCCGAGGAATACCAGAAGATCGAAAAGCTGCTGGGCCGCGCGCCCACCCTGACCGAGCTGGGCATCTTCAGCGTGATGTGGAGCGAGCACTGCTCCTACAAATCCTCGCGCGTGCACCTGAAGCGCCTGCCGACGCGCAGCCGCCGCGTGGTGCAGGGGCCGGGGGAGAACGCCGGCATCATCGACATCGGCGACGGCTGGGCCTGCGCCTTCAAGATCGAGTCGCACAATCATCCTTCGTTCATCGAGCCCTTCCAGGGAGCGGCCACCGGCGTCGGCGGCATCCTGCGCGACATCTTCACCATGGGCGCGCGCCCGGTGGCGGTGATGGACTCGCTGCGCTTCGGTCCCATCCGTCCCGGCAAAGACGAGCGGGACGTCAAGATCATCCACCGCAATCATTCCATCCTGGAAGGCGTGGTCAGCGGCATTGCCGGCTACGGCAATTGTTTCGGCGTGCCCAACCTGGGCGGCGAAACCAAGTTCGAGAACTGCTACTCGCAGAATCCGCTGGTCAACGCCTTCGCGCTCGGCCTAGTCCGCCGCGACAAGATTTTCTACGCGCGCGCCTCCGGCGAGGGGAATCCCGTCATCTACGTCGGCTCCAAAACCGGGCGCGACGGCATTCACGGCTGCACCATGGCGAGCGAGGAGTTCAGCGAAACCAGCGAGCAGAAGCGTCCCAACGTGCAGGTGGGCGATCCGTTCCTGGAAAAGTTGCTGCTCGAGGCCTGCGTGGAAGCCATGGAAACCGGCGCGGTGGTCGGCATCCAGGACATGGGCGCCGCCGGGCTGACGTGCTCAACCTGCGAGATGGGCGCGCGCGGCCACGTCGGCCTGGAGATCGAACTCGACCTCGTGCCGCAGCGCGAGACCGGCATGACGCCGTACGAAATCATGCTCAGCGAATCGCAGGAACGCATGCTGCTGGTCGCCGAACAAGGCCGTGAAGAAGAGGTTTTCGCCGTGTTCCGCAAGTGGGGACTCGATGCCTCCACCGTTGGCCGCGTCACCAACGACGGGAAGATGCGCGTGCTGCACCACGGACAGGTGGTCGCCGAAATTCCCAACGACGCGCTCACCGACGAGGCGCCGGTGTACAAGCGTCCGCTGGCGCGCTGGGATGCGCCCGTTCCGCGGGAAAAGCCGGAGCAGGTTCAGCTTGGCGCCGAAGACGATCTCACGCCGAACTTCGAGCGCCTGCTGGCCTCGCCGAATATCTGCTCCAAGCGCTGGATTACCGAGCAGTACGAAAGTTACGTTCAGCTTGTGAGCACGCAGCGCCCCGGCGGCGATGCCGGCGTGCTGCGCGTCAAGGGCACCGAGCGCGGTCTGGCCATGGCGCTTGACGGCAATGGGCGCTGGTGCTGGCTCGATCCCCGTCTCGGCGCCATGCACGCGGTGGCGGAAGCGGCGCGCAACGTCGCCTGCGCCGGCGCGCGTCCCATCGGCGCCACCAATTGCCTGAACTTCGGCAATCCCGAGAAGCCGCACATCATGTGGCAGTTCTCGCAAGTGGTGGACGGCATGACCAAGGCGTGCGAGGAACTGGAAACGCCCATCACCGGCGGCAACGTCAGCTTCTACAACGAGACCTTGGGCGAAGGCATTTATCCCACGCCGGTGGTCGGCATCGTCGGCCTGATTGAACACGTGGACCGCGCCATGACCCACGACTTCCGCGAAGCAGGCCGCGCCATCGTGCTGCTGCGCGGCTCCGAACCCGGCGATGCCGTAGACGCGGAAATCGAATTCGGTTCCTCCGAGTACGCCAGGGAAATTTTCGGCGAGGTCTGGGGCTTCCCGCCGGCGCTCGAACTGGAGAGGGAGAAAGCGCTGCAGGACTGCATCATTGACCTCGTCGGCCTCGGGCTGATTGACAGCGCGCACGACTGCTCCACCGGCGGGCTGGCGGTCGCGGTGGCCGAATCCTGCTTCCCGCGCCAGACCGGCGCGCGCCTCGATCTGAAACGGGAGGACCTGGGCGGCGACGGCCTGCTTCCCGAGTACCTGCTGTTCGGCGAAGACGCGAGCCGGATCGTGATCTCCTGCGTCCGCGAAAACGTCCCGAGAATCCAAGAAATAGCGGTAAAATACAGCGTGGCCGCGCTCCCCATCGGCGTCACGCAATCCGAAAAACTGGAATTTCTTGTGGACGGTCAGGTGGTAGTGTCGGCGCCGGTGTCCGAACTGAGAGATTCATGGGAGCAC
- a CDS encoding DUF5752 family protein: protein MATAQSPSLVDRWARAPFYFNSEAHLLRIGRERAANLTELLEGLRACPNDSIFEHTFQTLQEHHFIREGFSNDFAHWAFAACNEVGLAERLAAIDVREFTSIPDLRNRLVAIVEEYLRRNPRARDRAALEPFYFCASDTVVIPTPFVARNLAEFIESLKKVSIHSIHHHFIEARLRIKLNSNDFSVWLEEEMDLGPLADRLNRIDIYTSTLHGVRDQILRILERAASPAPAH, encoded by the coding sequence ATGGCGACCGCGCAGTCACCGTCCCTGGTGGACCGTTGGGCGCGTGCGCCCTTCTATTTCAACTCCGAGGCGCACCTGCTGCGCATCGGGCGCGAACGGGCCGCCAATTTGACGGAGCTGCTGGAAGGGCTGCGCGCGTGCCCCAACGATTCCATCTTCGAGCACACCTTCCAGACCCTGCAGGAGCACCATTTTATCCGCGAAGGTTTTTCCAATGACTTTGCCCACTGGGCCTTTGCCGCCTGCAACGAAGTCGGACTCGCGGAAAGGCTGGCCGCCATCGACGTGCGCGAGTTCACCAGCATTCCCGACCTGCGGAACCGGCTGGTGGCGATCGTGGAGGAATACCTGAGGCGCAACCCGCGCGCCCGCGACCGCGCCGCACTGGAGCCGTTCTATTTCTGCGCGTCCGACACGGTGGTCATTCCCACGCCATTCGTCGCGCGCAATTTGGCGGAGTTCATCGAGTCGCTGAAAAAGGTCAGCATCCACAGCATCCACCACCATTTCATCGAGGCCCGCCTGCGGATCAAGCTGAACTCGAACGATTTTTCGGTGTGGCTGGAAGAGGAGATGGACCTTGGCCCGCTCGCCGACCGGCTGAACCGGATCGACATTTATACTTCCACCCTGCACGGCGTACGCGACCAAATCCTGCGTATCCTGGAACGCGCCGCGTCACCGGCCCCGGCGCACTGA
- a CDS encoding helix-turn-helix domain-containing protein has translation MNIGETIRSFRLQKGMSQGDIEKRTGLLRCYLSRVENGHTIPSLDTLAKIAGAMEIALAQFFADSPHDNGARNLPQLSEDEIRFLTQIRRYSSSLNDSDRKLVLAMVKKMAAGPGK, from the coding sequence ATGAATATCGGCGAAACCATCCGCAGTTTCCGTCTCCAAAAGGGCATGTCGCAAGGCGACATCGAAAAGCGCACCGGGTTGCTGCGCTGCTATCTCTCGCGGGTCGAGAATGGCCACACCATTCCGTCGCTCGACACCCTGGCCAAGATCGCCGGCGCCATGGAAATTGCCCTGGCCCAGTTTTTCGCCGATAGCCCGCACGATAACGGCGCCCGCAACTTACCCCAGTTGAGCGAGGACGAAATCCGCTTCCTGACCCAGATCCGGCGCTATTCCTCCAGCCTCAACGACAGCGACCGCAAGCTGGTGCTTGCCATGGTCAAGAAAATGGCCGCGGGGCCGGGGAAGTAA
- a CDS encoding ABC transporter permease, with translation MNRMWAIVERELRKFLRSPALMLVSLVFPLIQLIVLGNAFGGKIRDARLGVVDQDGGVQALRIKEAFNSVAANVRTFVPVYYENDQQAKQDVKDGKIDGALIIPPQYSRRLYAQEDPRIALVVDNSDNFMSSSLEQKLTELTQALNTPDVQPRVVQQVALDIVELYPYIEYMKYLLPGSITLAMFVSVMIGGGMLYIDDKARGIHEGYLVTPITKLELIFGLNTAGALKAIASGVVITVVGSLISGVSNTFHAQQAVLLALLILVTSLAFNAMMFLFMVRVEDPLVPRATFGVLNTLLFFPSGAIYPINAFPKWLRAVATADPFSYAVHGFKALLLKDAGLAAIWHDLLFLTLFAAVMLSIATPLFKRTL, from the coding sequence ATGAACCGCATGTGGGCGATCGTGGAACGCGAACTGCGGAAGTTCCTGCGCTCGCCGGCGCTGATGCTGGTGTCGCTGGTGTTTCCGCTCATCCAGCTCATCGTGCTGGGCAACGCCTTCGGAGGCAAGATCCGCGACGCGCGCCTGGGCGTGGTGGACCAGGACGGGGGCGTGCAGGCGCTGCGGATCAAGGAAGCGTTCAACTCCGTGGCTGCCAACGTCCGCACCTTTGTGCCGGTTTATTACGAGAACGACCAGCAGGCGAAGCAGGACGTGAAGGACGGCAAAATTGATGGCGCGCTCATTATCCCGCCGCAGTATTCGCGCCGCCTCTATGCCCAGGAAGATCCGCGGATCGCGCTGGTGGTGGACAACAGCGACAACTTCATGAGCTCGTCGCTGGAGCAGAAGCTGACGGAATTGACGCAGGCGCTCAACACGCCCGACGTGCAGCCACGCGTGGTGCAGCAGGTGGCGCTCGATATCGTCGAGCTGTACCCGTATATCGAATACATGAAGTACCTGCTGCCGGGGTCGATCACGCTGGCGATGTTCGTGTCGGTGATGATCGGCGGGGGCATGCTCTACATTGACGACAAGGCGCGCGGCATCCATGAGGGGTACCTGGTAACCCCGATCACCAAGCTGGAACTGATCTTCGGGCTCAACACGGCCGGGGCGCTGAAGGCGATCGCGTCGGGGGTGGTGATCACCGTGGTGGGCTCGCTGATCTCGGGGGTGAGCAACACGTTTCACGCGCAGCAGGCGGTGCTGCTGGCGCTGCTGATCCTGGTGACCTCGCTCGCCTTCAACGCCATGATGTTCCTGTTCATGGTGCGCGTGGAGGACCCGCTGGTGCCGCGCGCCACCTTCGGCGTGCTCAACACGCTGCTGTTCTTTCCCAGCGGCGCCATCTACCCGATCAATGCCTTTCCCAAGTGGCTGCGGGCAGTCGCCACCGCCGACCCGTTTTCCTACGCGGTGCACGGCTTCAAAGCGCTGCTGCTGAAGGATGCGGGACTGGCGGCGATCTGGCACGACCTGCTTTTCCTCACCTTGTTTGCGGCCGTGATGCTCTCGATTGCAACGCCGCTGTTTAAGAGAACTCTGTAA
- a CDS encoding cation:proton antiporter — MPQHADTFLLELFAIFVWAKVFAEIFERLSLPAVLGELLAGVILGPHAAGLIAPSDTVGSIAEIGAIFLLFTVGLETRPQDLIRVGRQSIRVAIAGVAFPFLLGFGYLHLRGEPVRESVFVAAAMVATSVGITARVLSDLHALHTRVARVILGAAVFDDILGMIVLTVVAGLATGGSIRWIHMAVLIVEALAFAIFMIFIGPRVVGRMRTGLQRMSTPNAPLILALAICLGLSALATRIGMAAIIGAFFAGLMFADYSPEWNLQPRVHAINEFLAPFFFFVMGARLDIHLFTGPVWATAVVISLLAIVSKVLGCGLPMLGEGVSAALKVGVGMMPRGEVALIVALIGLQMNVVSQQGYAVVIFMAGVTTVLAPPLLRYLFRHVEPEPGPPDQLETEMRASRLG, encoded by the coding sequence ATGCCCCAGCACGCAGACACGTTCCTGCTCGAATTGTTCGCCATTTTTGTCTGGGCGAAAGTGTTCGCCGAGATCTTCGAGCGATTGTCTTTGCCGGCGGTGCTGGGGGAGCTTCTCGCCGGCGTCATTCTCGGCCCGCACGCTGCCGGGCTGATTGCACCGTCCGACACGGTCGGTTCGATCGCCGAGATCGGCGCCATCTTTCTGCTGTTCACGGTCGGCCTGGAGACTCGGCCGCAAGACTTGATCCGCGTCGGCCGGCAATCCATCCGTGTCGCCATCGCCGGCGTCGCGTTCCCGTTCCTGCTGGGTTTTGGCTACCTGCACCTGCGCGGCGAACCGGTACGCGAGTCGGTGTTCGTCGCCGCCGCCATGGTGGCCACCAGCGTCGGCATCACCGCGCGTGTGCTCAGCGACCTTCACGCTTTGCACACGCGCGTGGCCCGCGTCATCCTGGGCGCGGCTGTCTTCGACGACATCCTCGGCATGATCGTGCTGACCGTCGTCGCCGGGCTGGCCACCGGCGGCAGCATCCGCTGGATCCACATGGCCGTCCTCATCGTCGAAGCCTTGGCCTTCGCCATCTTCATGATCTTCATCGGCCCGCGCGTGGTCGGCAGAATGCGGACCGGCCTGCAACGCATGTCGACCCCGAACGCGCCGCTGATCCTGGCGCTGGCCATCTGCCTCGGCCTTTCGGCGCTGGCGACCAGGATTGGCATGGCGGCGATCATCGGCGCCTTTTTCGCCGGCCTGATGTTCGCCGACTACTCACCCGAGTGGAACCTCCAGCCCCGCGTGCACGCCATCAACGAATTCCTGGCGCCGTTTTTCTTTTTTGTCATGGGAGCGCGGCTCGACATTCACCTGTTCACCGGCCCGGTGTGGGCAACCGCCGTTGTCATTTCGCTGCTGGCCATCGTTTCCAAGGTGCTGGGCTGCGGCCTGCCGATGCTCGGCGAAGGCGTTTCCGCCGCGCTCAAGGTCGGCGTCGGCATGATGCCCCGCGGCGAAGTCGCGCTCATCGTCGCGCTCATCGGGCTGCAGATGAACGTCGTCTCGCAGCAGGGGTACGCGGTGGTGATCTTCATGGCGGGCGTGACCACCGTGCTGGCCCCGCCCCTGCTGCGTTACCTGTTCCGCCACGTCGAGCCGGAGCCCGGTCCGCCCGACCAACTGGAAACAGAAATGCGAGCGAGCCGGCTGGGGTAG